TGGTGGAGGGCATGTCCCTGGCCCTCGTTCGCTTGCCGCAGCTTTCTTTTTGCCTTTTTGGCGATGAATCTGCGCTGATGCCCCTATTGAAAAGGGATAAGAAGCTTGCGCGCGCCACGTCTATTGTTCATGCGCCTGAGCGCGTGGAGGCCACCACCAAGCCTGGTGAAGCGCTGCGCATCAGAAAGTCAAGCATGAGATTGGCCATTGAGTCTGTCAAAAAAGGGCAGTGTGCTGCTGTGGTTTCTGGGGGCAATACAGGGGCTTATTTGGCGCTTGCGAAAATGATTCTTAAAACCCTTCAGGGGATCTCGCGCCCCGCCATTGTGAGTCAGGTGCCCCATGCGAACGGAGAAAGCATCTTTCTTGATCTGGGTGGCAATGTGTCATGCAGCGCGCGCAATTTGGTTGAATTTGCGCTGATGGGATATTGCTTTGCGAAGCATGTTTTGTTTCGGCATCACCCCCGGGTGGGGCTCTTAAACGTGGGGTCTGAATTGCTGAAGGGGCCCAAAGTGTTGCAAGAAACATCAGATATCCTGCGTGAGATTTTGCCCCATTTTCATGGCTTTGTAGAGGGCAATGACATTACCAAAGGCACAGTGGATGTGGTGGTCACCGATGGTTTTTCGGGCAATGTGGCCCTGAAAATGGGCGAAGGGGTGCTTGACTTTTTTGTGTCCTCTTTGCGAGCTGCCTTTCGCAGCTCTTGGTCAGCGCGCTTGGGGTATTGGATGGCGAAACCCGCCCTTAAGAGTGTGTTTGCTCAGCTAGATCCAAGGCGTTATAATGGGGCGTTTTGGTTGGGTGTGGACGGCGTGGCTGTCAAAAGCCACGGTGGGACGGATGCCCTAGGTTTTTCTCACGCTATTGAAACAGCTTTTGATATTAGTAAGAGTCGCCTCAATGAAAAAATTAAAGAAGAAATGGCGGCCCTTGAAAGCCATCAGGTGTTTCAAAAAATGAGACGCGCGTCTTAATCCGAAAGGAAGGGTCATGGCCACATACATTGCAGGTGTCGGCGCCTATCTGCCTGAAAAAGTCATGACCAACCAGGATTTAGAGAAAACGCTGGATACGTCTCATGAATGGATTGTCACCCGAACGGGCGTCGTGCAAAGGCACATTGCGGCGGACGGCGAACTGACCTCTCATCTGGCCATCAAGGCCTCAGAAGCGGCGCTTGATGATGCCAAAACATCGCCAGAAGATATAGACCTCATCATTCTCGCTACGGCCACGCCTGACCATATTTTTCCCGCAACAGCGGTACGTGTGCAAAAAGCCCTGGGCGCAGCAGGTGCTGCTTTTGACGTAGCGGCGGTGTGTGGTGGTTTTGTGTTTGCATTGGCCACCGCTGACGCTTATATCCAATCAGGAGCTGCCCGCTGTGTGCTGGTCATTGGCGCTGAAACCATGAGCCGGATTGTGGATTGGTCAGATCGCGCGACAGCCGTTCTTTTTGGTGATGGTGCGGGGGCGTTTGTGCTGAAAGCGTCTGAAACCAAGCAGGGCATTTTGGGGTGTGCACTCAAAACCGATGGTCAAGGCTATGATGATTTGTATGTGGATGGCGGAGTCAGCGTGGGCCGCTTTGGTTTTATTAAGATGAACGGACAAGAGGTCTTCAAGCGCGCCATTCGCGACCTGTCTTCCATCAGCCAAACCTTGTTGAAGGCCCATCACACAACCGTGGATGACCTTGACTGGGTGGTGCCCCATCAAGCCAATGTCCGTATTATTGAGGCCGTGCGCAAGCGTTTAGAGGTGCCGCAAGAAAAAATGTATCTCACCGTCAGCCAACATGCCAATACGTCTGCGGCGTCTGTGCCGCTGGCTTTTGTAGATGGTGTGAAAAAGGGGCAGATCCAGCGAGGCCAACTGATTTTATCCCAAGTTTTCGGGGCCGGCTTTGCGTGGGGAGCCACGCTTTTTCGTTATTAGCCTTTTTTCCATGTATCAAGGTGATGAGCACATAAAGATCACTAATATAAGGGTCATCGGGTAACCAAAGATCAGCACGGGCTCTAGCAAGGTCGTATTAGGGGCCCTGAATCGTTTTTTTGAGAGACAAAACCCTCTTTTTTCTATAAAGGCCTTGCCAAAAAAGAGTTCCTTGTTTTTTAATCTGTGGAGAGTCTTTCTTTTTGCTTTTGTTGTGCTTTTTTTTATTTTTTCTTTTTTGATAGGGGCGGCTTCACTCATGGGTTCTCCACCGATGCCGGAAGATGAACCTGTGGTCATAAGACGGACGGGGATTCTTATCACCTCTTCTGCAGAAGAAATGCAAGAGGCTCACAAATCCATGGCCCCCAAGGCCGTGACCTTTTCTGAGAAAGATCCTGATGTGTATGAATATGAACCTGATTCTGAACCCGAGTTTGAATACCCAACCATCACTGAGCGAGGGGAGGATGCGCGCGCCGTGCCCTCATTGCAAAACAACCAACATCGGATGTCCTGCCTTGAAAAGTCACTCTTAGGTGGGGCTTTCTCTTTAGTATCTTGCCTGATTTTACTCTATTTTGTTTGGGGGAATGTCACGTAAATAAAGGGACGCAGAAGGGCCTTGTGTCCCATTGGGAAAACGTTTACCAAAAACAGAAATAACGTCTCAATTATATCCAAAATATTTCTATTTTTTATCAAAAAAAAATATAAAAACAAGCCTGTGTCGATATCATTGGCGGTGAAGAAGATAGCCATGTATTAGTAAGGAAACATTCGTTTTCGGGATATAAAATATGAAATATCTTTTTGCTGCTTTGCTATGCGCGGCCCTGAGCATGCCTCACGATGTCGTGGCAACGCGAGGTGCGTCTCAAGCATCTTCGCATGATGATGGTGCTGAGTGGGTTCCTATGTCATCTGTGCGTGCGTCATCTTCACAGACAGGATCTCCGGGGACGTCTCCTGATGACCGAGATGCTGCTGCGCTCTTACGGCAGAATGGTGATCTTGAGCAAAACGTTCATGCCGTTAAGGTTCGAGCAAGTAATCCGTGGCCTTGCATAGGGGTTGCTGGGAGTGTGGTCTTTCTGGTGACGACGGGCGTGCTGTTATGGCAGTTGGTGCCGTGGCAAGATCTGTTGAGGGCAAGCCTAGATCCCACACAAGAGCCTACACAAGGGCCCATGCATGAATCTTTCCAAGATTACCGGCATTATGATGAGGGGCCGTGCGTGACCTACAATGGTACAGCCCATCCCAATGATGCGTGCCACCTTATTCCTCAGCTCTGTGACTATGTGTGTGAAAACGTGCTTACCCCAACACAAGGGTGGTTGGACGAACTATACCAGAAGTGGCGCAACACAGCCCCCTGGCAAGGGAATATGACAACCTTGGTGGAAGACGCGTGTGGTGCGTCTGCATGTCCCACCCCAGAAGATTTTCGAAGCCATGCCCACCTTTTGGTTGATGACACCATTGGCTATGCCCCGTTTCAAACCCCTGTGGAGATTGCCACCAACGAAAACGGAAGCGTGATCCTTGACAACCTGAGTGAGGGTGTGCAAAAAATCTGTCGCTTTTTGGGGGACACGTTGATTTCTCAAGGTGAGAGTGAGGAGGTTGTGAAAGAGCTGTACGAGCCGCTGATCATTCATATGGATGGGGAGGTTTATCACTCACGTACTTCCAATAGCTCCGCTGTGATTGACAAGCTGTTGGGGAATCTTACGCGGTGTGCTTCGTTTTTAAAGTCATAAGGCTTGACGCTTTTTTCTATGTTTTGATGTTGTGGGCGCCTGCGTGCGCCTTTTTTTATAGATGTGTATTTTTCCAAAAAAGATTTATTTTGCTATTTTTATAAAATTTTTATTAAAAATAAACAAAAAATATCAAAAAAACAATGCGTATTATAGATAATATGGATATCTGTTGGGGTGATATATGAGAATACCCTCACATCATGATTAACAGGGATATACATAATGACCAAAACTCTTTTTGCCGTAATTTGTTTGTCTGCCTCATGGAGCGCGTCGGTCTATGCAGGAAAAAATCGCCCCGTGTATGATGAAAAGCTGTTGCCGTCTGTCAGCAAAAAAGTGCACAAAAAGCCCAGCTTTGTGAAAGTCACCATAGACCCTGAAAGCGCCTCCTCCACATATTTTTCAAGCTTTGTCGCCGAAGAAGATCAAGAGGAAAAAGAGGGTAAAAAAGGGAAGAAAGATAAGCAAAAATCAGACAAGAAAGATGGGCCAGTCTCAGATAAAGAGCCCAAAGAAGGTGAAATCTATGCCGTCAAAGTAAAGGATAACTGTGCTTCCCCCTATGCTCGTTATGGGTGGATTGGTTTGGGCGTGACAGGAGGGGTTTCCCTTTTGGCGCTGGGGGCCACACTGGCAGTGAAATATACAGACGTTCTCTCTTTATTGGGTCACCAACCATGCACGCCTCACACCAATGCCACGTATGGAGATATGAAGGACCATTACAAAGGTGTGATTTCTGATGTGTGTCATTATGAGTGTGAGGATTTTCAGTTAACCCCTTATCGGGTTTCCCAAGATTTTATCCTGGAGATGTTTCAGCGTTGTGTGGAAGGAGGGCAGAGCCTGGCTTCTCTGATAAGCGCCTCTTGTGGCACGCCTGTATGCCCCTCAAGAGAGGACTTTGCCCGTCTTAATGTGTCAGAACTCACCTTCCCGCAAACCGTGGTGAATGAGCGTAACGGAACGATTGTGCTTCATGATCTTCAAGATTTCGTCGTCCAGTATTGTAAATTTTTTGGCAACAGAATTTTTTCTCGTGCGGGGGCTGCGCATTTTGCCAAAGGGATCGCGGGCACGGATCATCTTGATGCAGATGTGGTCCTTGGTGAAGACATGGCAGAAGAGAACGTGGTAATGGAAAGGCTTATGAGTTCTCCCAGGCTCTGTGAGATCATTGTACCTGAGGGCGATATGCTGAAATTTGACGACATTGTTGGTTAGTTTTGTTAGCCAACGTCAGGTTTGGTTAACCTTAAGCAACAGCCTAGAGAAAGAACGTGTCCTTTGTACCCAAGGGGCACGTTTTTCTTAAGAGGCTCTTGGTTTTTTGGTAAGAGGCGTTAAATTTGTTTTATGACCGCATCAAGACAGCATCCTGCCAGAGACGTTCCTCCATGTGGGTGGACGCTTATCCACAAACCCATAGGGTGCTCGTCGTCCAAAGCGCTGATTCCCGTCAAAAGAGCCTTGGGACTTAAAAAGCGTGTGGGCCATAGCGGCACCCTTGATCCTTTTGCGTGCGGCCTCTTGATTGTGTGTTTTGGTCGAGCGACCCGTCTTTTGCCCTTCTTAGATCATGCGAATAAAGAGTATACTTTTTCCATTGCCTGGGGTACAGAAACTGATACAGGTGACCGAGACGGGACAATCATCAAACGTGACAGCGCGACCCCGTCTGAAGCGGCCATCCATGCTTTGCTTACCTCTTTTCAAGGGCCGTTGATGCAAACCCCACCCGCCTTTTCGGCGCTCAAGGTCAAGGGGACGCGCGCCTATCGATTGGCCAGACGAGGTGACGTGCCTGACCTGAAGCCTCGCCTGCAACATATTGAATCACTTGTTTTAACGGGCCTTTCGGCAAGCGAAGCTCACTTTCGGGTGGTTTGCAATACGGGCACCTATATCCGGTCGCTGGCGCATGACATGTGCCGCGCTTTAGGTGTGTTGGGACACCTCAATACCCTATGTCGCACGCGCATAGGACGTTTTTGCCTTTCTGATGCGTTTTCTCTGGATTTGTTTGAAAAAAATAGGCATGATGATGGAACTTGCGGTTTGTTTTTTTCACCTCAGGAGCTACTGGACGACATCCCGGTTGTTGAGGTGAGTGAGCAAGATGCGGTGCGTCTTCGCCAAGGCCAAGGCATTGATGATCAAGGTTTTGTTCGTTCTGGTTTGGCTTTCTGTGTCTATGGCGGCCAGTGTGTGGCGTTGGTGGAGGGGGAGTCTGGGCAGTTTTTGCCAAAAATCTTATTGGAAGGAAAGATGATTCACGATGTCGATAACAGCCGAACGTAAACAAGAAATTATCAGAGAATTTGGGTTGAAAGAGGGGGACACCGGCTCTCCCGAGGTTCAGGTGGCCATTTGGACTGAGCGTATCCGTAACATTACACAACACTTGGGTGAGCATAAAAAGGATTTTCACTCAAGGCGTGGCCTGGTGCAAATGGTGAGCGAGCGTCGTAAGCTGCTTGACTATTTGAAAAACAAGAAACATACACGCTATGCGGGTTTGATCCAGCGGTTGGGCCTCAGGCGTTAATATCAATGAAAGAGTTAGTCAAAAAAATGGTTGTCAAAGTTGCAAAAAAGAATGTGGGGAAACCCAAAACGTCCTCTCCTCATCTTCAGGGGATCAAAAAAGAAATCACATGGGCAGGGCGCACCCTCTCGTTGGAGACGGGGCGGGTGGCACGTCAGGCTGATGGTGCCGTTTTGGCGACCTATGGCGACACTACCGTGTTGTGCACCGTGGTGGCGGCGCGAGAGGCGGATCCGTCAGCCAATTTCTTGCCCTTGTCTGTGCATTACACAGAAAAAACCTTTGCGGCGGGGAAAATTCCTGGCGGTTTTTTAAAGCGTGAGAGCAAACCTTCTGAGAAAGAGGTGTTGGTGTCGCGGCTGATTGATCGCCCCATTCGCCCCCTGTTTCCTGAAAACTTTTTTAATGAAATTCAGGTGTTATGCACGGTGTTAAGTTATGACGGTCACAATGAAGCCGACATGGTGGCCATGGTGGGCGCGTCTGCTGCGCTCACGCTTGCAGGGGTGCCATTTAAGGGGCCCATTGCCGGCGCG
The Candidatus Hepatobacter penaei DNA segment above includes these coding regions:
- the plsX gene encoding phosphate acyltransferase PlsX, encoding MTLPIAIDGLGGDKAPSSVVEGMSLALVRLPQLSFCLFGDESALMPLLKRDKKLARATSIVHAPERVEATTKPGEALRIRKSSMRLAIESVKKGQCAAVVSGGNTGAYLALAKMILKTLQGISRPAIVSQVPHANGESIFLDLGGNVSCSARNLVEFALMGYCFAKHVLFRHHPRVGLLNVGSELLKGPKVLQETSDILREILPHFHGFVEGNDITKGTVDVVVTDGFSGNVALKMGEGVLDFFVSSLRAAFRSSWSARLGYWMAKPALKSVFAQLDPRRYNGAFWLGVDGVAVKSHGGTDALGFSHAIETAFDISKSRLNEKIKEEMAALESHQVFQKMRRAS
- the rpsO gene encoding 30S ribosomal protein S15, which produces MSITAERKQEIIREFGLKEGDTGSPEVQVAIWTERIRNITQHLGEHKKDFHSRRGLVQMVSERRKLLDYLKNKKHTRYAGLIQRLGLRR
- the truB gene encoding tRNA pseudouridine(55) synthase TruB; its protein translation is MTASRQHPARDVPPCGWTLIHKPIGCSSSKALIPVKRALGLKKRVGHSGTLDPFACGLLIVCFGRATRLLPFLDHANKEYTFSIAWGTETDTGDRDGTIIKRDSATPSEAAIHALLTSFQGPLMQTPPAFSALKVKGTRAYRLARRGDVPDLKPRLQHIESLVLTGLSASEAHFRVVCNTGTYIRSLAHDMCRALGVLGHLNTLCRTRIGRFCLSDAFSLDLFEKNRHDDGTCGLFFSPQELLDDIPVVEVSEQDAVRLRQGQGIDDQGFVRSGLAFCVYGGQCVALVEGESGQFLPKILLEGKMIHDVDNSRT
- a CDS encoding beta-ketoacyl-ACP synthase III — translated: MATYIAGVGAYLPEKVMTNQDLEKTLDTSHEWIVTRTGVVQRHIAADGELTSHLAIKASEAALDDAKTSPEDIDLIILATATPDHIFPATAVRVQKALGAAGAAFDVAAVCGGFVFALATADAYIQSGAARCVLVIGAETMSRIVDWSDRATAVLFGDGAGAFVLKASETKQGILGCALKTDGQGYDDLYVDGGVSVGRFGFIKMNGQEVFKRAIRDLSSISQTLLKAHHTTVDDLDWVVPHQANVRIIEAVRKRLEVPQEKMYLTVSQHANTSAASVPLAFVDGVKKGQIQRGQLILSQVFGAGFAWGATLFRY